A portion of the Misgurnus anguillicaudatus chromosome 16, ASM2758022v2, whole genome shotgun sequence genome contains these proteins:
- the purab gene encoding transcriptional activator protein Pur-alpha, whose protein sequence is MTSTNTEIYRLQKVSSLESYAEISRERCGRSAAFAFAAGLRETDKEGKRGGCIMADRDSGSEHGGFATGPGPMHPGAVGAASRLQHDTEELASKRVDIQNKRFYLDVKQNVKGRFLKIAEVGAGGNKSRLTLSMSVAVEFRDYLGDFIEHYAQLGPSNPDMVQDEPRRALKSEFLVRENRKYYMDLKENQRGRFLRIRQTVNRGPGLGTSQGQTIALPAQGLIEFRDALAKLIDDFGVDEDPAELPEGTSLTVDNKRFFFDVGSNKYGVFMRVSEVKPTYRNSITVPSKVWSKFGSTFCKYADEMKKIQERSRERRAREMQPEGLHGDDVDED, encoded by the coding sequence ATGACTTCAACCAACACAGAAATCTACAGACTGCAGAAGGTCTCCAGTTTGGAGTCATACGCGGAGATCTCGCGAGAGCGCTGCGGTCGCTCAGCAGCATTCGCTTTTGCAGCAGGGCTGAGGGAGACGGATAAAGAAGGAAAGCGGGGAGGCTGCATCATGGCGGATAGAGACAGTGGAAGTGAGCATGGTGGATTCGCCACAGGCCCCGGCCCGATGCACCCGGGTGCGGTGGGCGCAGCATCGCGGCTCCAGCACGACACGGAGGAGCTCGCCTCGAAGCGCGTTGACATTCAGAACAAACGCTTCTATCTCGACGTTAAACAGAACGTCAAGGGCCGTTTTCTGAAGATAGCAGAGGTCGGGGCCGGGGGAAACAAGAGCCGCCTGACTCTCTCCATGTCGGTAGCCGTAGAGTTCCGCGACTATTTGGGAGACTTCATCGAACACTACGCCCAGCTGGGCCCCAGCAACCCCGATATGGTGCAAGACGAGCCAAGGAGGGCGCTTAAGAGCGAGTTTCTGGTGCGAGAGAACAGAAAGTACTACATGGATCTGAAGGAGAACCAGAGGGGAAGGTTTTTGAGGATCCGACAGACCGTGAATCGGGGGCCCGGACTGGGAACATCGCAAGGCCAGACTATCGCTCTTCCAGCCCAGGGACTAATCGAGTTCCGTGACGCTTTGGCTAAACTCATCGACGACTTCGGCGTAGACGAGGACCCCGCGGAGCTACCAGAGGGCACCTCGTTAACTGTGGATAACAAACGCTTCTTCTTTGACGTGGGCTCCAACAAGTACGGAGTTTTCATGCGGGTCAGCGAGGTGAAGCCCACCTACCGCAACTCCATCACGGTGCCCAGCAAAGTGTGGTCCAAATTCGGATCAACGTTCTGCAAATACGCGGACGAGATGAAAAAGATCCAGGAGAGGAGCAGAGAGAGAAGAGCGCGCGAGATGCAACCCGAGGGCCTGCACGGGGACGACGTGGACGAGGATTAA